The DNA region ATCAGTAAGTTTCCTACACTGGAGTAAGAGGAAGGCAATCTACTAAATTTTTGCAGATGGTCATAAAGAagtctaccaaaaaccaaaaccaaacccagagccgtcgagtcgattccaactcatagcgactctataggacagagtagaactgccccatagagtttccaaggagcacctggtggattcgaactgctgaccctttggttaagcagccgaagcacttaaccactacgccaccagggtttccaaagaagtcTACAGTATCAGATAAATACATCAAACAAACTAAAGCAGTCTGATGCAAGGGGAAAGCAAAGCTATATTTCCAATGTATAAAAGTTACTTACATAATGCTCTAAATCAGAGACTGACAAACTATGGCTGTGGACCAAATTCAGCCTACCATCtagttttataaataaagttttattggaacacagccacattcattcatttatgtattttctgtgGCTACTCctcactacaatggcagagtagaacagttaCTTATAACAGaaaccatatggcccacaaagtaTAAAATGTTCACGATCTGGCCCCTTTAGAAAAAGTTTAACAACTCCTGATCTAAGTTATTAGAAAATAAAGCAATATACCAGTGTCCCAAAAAATATttagagttggaaaaaaaaaaaaaaagaaaccacataAAGTCAAtgatttatatgtttatcttcttttttctcatttctttagtGATACTTCTAAATAACTGTTTTCATTCAAACCCATTCTTGTCCCCAGTCTACCCACATGACCGGTTCCTAGCTTTCCTTTATTAACATCTTCTGATATAGCTGGTCAATAACAAATCTTCTCTAACTTGGTCTGAGTCAAAGATATAAATGATTTCCCACaaagaaaggggggaaaagacctaaaatggaaaaaaagctaGTGAGTAAGAAGATAGATAAAGAGGTGTGTGCGTGTTGGGGGGAGAAGGTTTAATGATTAAGAGTTTTTGAGAGAATGGACGACAGTATAATCAAAACAACCAGATAAGTGTTTTAGGTAGAGAAAAGCCtaatttccctcttttttttttttttttttctcctctgttctCTACCTAAAACACTTATCTGGTTGTTTCAATCATACGGTCATCCATTCTCTcaaaaaaaatatgcaaaattaTCACATTTAAAAAGGATAAAACCACACAACTCCAAGGCTATAATCAATGGCACCGAACTGTACATATAGAAAACAGCTGAACTGGTGTACATTTTGCTGGACGTATTTGtgacaacaaattaaaaaaaagcataaaacctATCAGCATTGATCCTTTTCAAAAGCCTTCTATTTACCTATCCAAACACGTAAACAGTCCAGATTTTCCTCCTGCTGCACAAAGTACTTTGGGAGCACAGCGAGGTCGTGTCATCAAGACTGTCTGATGAGAGAGTCTATGTTCAGGCATAAAGTGGTATTTTAGGGCTTCATTCAAAAGATGTTTACAGGTACGATCATCACGAATAAGATGATTTGCTTCATATAGTCTAGTGAGAAATTTAACACTCAGCAATGGTAATCGCACACTGTTAAGTAGCTGTGCTAAGTATTTCTGGCGTTCTTGTACATCATACTTAATCCAAGACTCTAGTGCATAAAAAACAGTCTCTTCGGTAGCTACATTCAAACAGTCATTGGAAACAATTTCATCCAAATCAGCATGGGTTAGCTCAAAAAACTCTTCAGTCTGGCAAACAGCTTCAAAATTCTGGCATATGTACTTAGTGGCTGCCAAATAAAGGTCATGACAACCATACGTCTCTGCAAAACGAGAAATTCCAATACAGTTACCAGGATCAAGTTGGCTTTCAAGAAATGCACAACATTCTTTCAGGACAAGTTTTATCTGGAGTAGGTTTGCTGCTGGAAGGAGAGATTCAACGGTGTCCTGAGAAATAAAGACAGTCCCTGTATAGGCATATTCCACAATGGCCTGGAGAGCAGTTTCATCAATGCACTGAAACTCAACTTCACTGTTCTCTTTTTCAGAAAGGTTTCCAGTGAACATGGCTTTGAAATATGGGCTGATGCTGGCAAGTACCACTTTGTGAGCATAAATTTTAACATCACCTACTCGAAGAATGATGTCACAGAGTtcatgatgttggcgaagaagatTCAAGCCCTGTAGAAGTTGCTCAGAATGTAAGTGGGTTAAGTTAGCAAGCATGTAGGTCGGGGATGTGTGGTCCatctacaaaagaaagaaagaaaaaaaaaaaagccatggacagttatttcaaaataatcttgccaatatgatttttttttttttttgcaaattgtgCAAAATAGATCAGATTTGTTGTTTGTCTGCCTGTTCGTTGGTTTTAAAACCCCTTATACTAAATATTAAAACAGAGGCTTTTAGAGTTAGAAGGGAATTTAACAATCATATAATTCAACTCCTTTATTACAGACACTAGGAATCGAGGCCCAAAATTTTACATTATTTGCCCAAAACTACATAGGCATCATGATAATAGACTTTTGGATGAGAACTCCACGAACTCTTCCATTGTTTTCCTTCGTTAAATTCAAGTCTGAGCTATCAgtgaaataaaacacaagtaagaaaatgaaaaaaaaaaaaaaactcaaaattaaCTTTGAAACAATCCTAGCTATTTAGCTGTTTTCTCAATATCAATGCCTGCCAACCTAATCAACAGATGCTTTAATCTGAAACAAATTTCATAATATTAACACAAATACTTAAAACCAAAAGTCAGTAATTGCTTCGATAAAGGGTACTGAAAATTAACAAGGTACTATTACTgtcaattcaacaacaaaaagttcttGTGAACATAATAGGATGTTCCATAGCGATGGCAAAAAGGCTCACTTTCTGACCCGTACCACGTCTACTGAACTCTCCATCTACTTACTAATTTGTGAGTCTGgaatacaaaaaagaataaaaataggaaagaagATAAGGGATGAGACAGTAAAATGGAACAGTGAATAAGCAGTAAGGtctgtggtaggctgaataatggtccCCAAAAGgtatccacatcctaatccctggaacctgtgaatattacTTTATATGACAAaaaagactttgcagatgtgattaaatcaggGCTTTAAACCAGTTTATTCCGGTTTGAACGCCTGCTGagaaatttacatttctaacaagttcccagctaACGCTAACAAttccaccccagatgtactgaatcacaATCTACATCTTAACACGATCCCTCTCTaagtcctctagtgctgctataacagaaataccacaagtggagggctttaacagacagaaatttatgctctcacagtctgggaggctacaagtccaaattcagagcaccagctccaggggaaggctttctctctgttggctctgagagaaggtctttgtcatcaaaggggacctaggagtttctcaggacagggaccccaggtccaaaggatgcattccacttccagctcttctttcttggtggtaggtcccttctctcttttatctcaaaagagactgactcaagatacaacctaatcctgtaaactgtgtcctgcctcattaacgtaactgcctctaatcctgcctcattaacatcatagatgttaggatttacaacagataggataattacatcagaccacaaaatagaagacaaccacacaacactgggaatcatggcctagccaagttgacaaacatttctggggaacacaattcaatccataacaatccccACTGTTAATCTATTCTCTTAATAttatctggggatcttgttaaattgTAGGTCCTGATTTAGTACATCTGGGGATTTATTAGAAAGGTAaatttctcagcaggggttcaaaccagaatcaaccagttcaaagccctggattaAATAAAGGATTCTGAGATAGGCAGATTACCCTGGATTATCCAAGTGGGCCTTAAATGCAATGACATGTATCCTCATGAGAGGGAAGCAGGAAGATATGACACACACACAAGAGAAGGCAATGTGACCATGGTGACGCACATTGGAGTGATACAGCCGCAAACACAGGAATGCTGGTACCTACCAGAAGCTCAAAGAGGTAAAAAACAAATTCTCCcctagagagagggagggagtgcGGCCCTGCCAACATATTAATTTTAGCCCAGTgatactgattttggacttctggactccaggactgtgagagaacaaatttgttgttttaagccaccgagTCTGTAgtaatctgttatagcagccataagaaactaatacagggaTCTTTCAGAATGGAGCTTAGCAGCTGCTTAGAATAGACAAAAGAAACATAAGACTTGAACACAATAATGCACTGTTTCTCCCTTTCTCACCCACACCTCAAACACAAGTTATGGGGATAACAAAAGATTTGCTTCCTATCTTAAAAGTGTTATCAAATAATTCAAACATTCTGAACActattaaataatataaatattggTAGCACTGGGAGAGCCTGCCACTTTATTCCTGTgcatttttaagtgaaaatatttgaatattaaaaAGTTTATCTTTACGGCCTCATCATTTCACACTTGTTTCGCATTAAATTTTAAGACAAttatacatcagcctgagaccagaagaactgtggcacctggctacaactaatgatggccctgacagggaacacaacagagaatcccggaCGGAGCAGGAGAGAggtgggacgcagacctcaaattctcataaaaagaccagacttaatggtctgactgaaattggaaggaccccagaggtcatggtccctggaccttctgttagcccaagactgtgaccattcccaaagccagctcttcagacagggattggactggactataagatggaaaattatactggtgaggagtcagcttcttggctcaagtagacacatgggaccacgtgggcagctcctgtctggaggagagatgagcagcagagggggacaggagccggctgaatggacacggaaatacacgGCGGAGAGAAGGATTATGCTCTCACTAGGGGGAGATCAACtaggagtgcgtagcaaggtgtgtataagatttggtaagagagactgacttgatttgtaaactttcacttaaagcataatttaaaaaatttttttaagtcagttAACAAATTACGTTAACATGGCAACCTTTCAGCTGATATCACCAACCTCCACTTCTGATCTCTCCAAATAATCCTACACATGTCTATCAGAATAATTCTCAAGTATTACTTTAATTATGGTATAAACATGTCCCAAGAAACttctccctgatggagcagaacagtgggatacagacctcaaattctcataaaaagaccaggcttaatggtctgagactagaagggccccagaggtcatggtccccagaccttctgttagcccaagactggaaccatttccaaagccaactcttcagacaggaattggactggaatataagagagaaaatgatactggtggagagtgagcttcttggctcaagtagacacatgacactatgtaggcggctcctgtctggaggggagatgagaaggtagaggaggacaggagctggttggatggacacagggaatacagagtggagaggagtgtgctgtttcattaaggggagagcaactagcagTACATactaaggtgtacataaatttttgtatgagagactgacttgatttgtaaactttcatttaaagcataataaaaaaaaaaaacttctgtatCTTTCAGAATGTACTTTCTTCCTACTAAATACTGGTCggtcagtcacaaaatgacaatTATTATATgaactcacttatataaaaagacaaattcatagagacaagtttattagtgattactgggatgagagggagggagaaaaggataGGTTTAACAgtaatggaaaaattgcattaagaGTAGTGCTGCACATCcattattgtaattgctatcaGCAAGCCATACATCTATAAAAAACTGAACTGGTaaaagttgtgtaatagatatatttacaacaacaacgacaaaagagTAGTtggtgaggctgcttatgtacaaccaaaaacctcatgggatttggttccttggtgtcatggattgaattgtgtccctcaaaaacatgtgtcaacttggttaggccatgattctcggtattgtatgactgtccaccattttgccatttgatgagattttcctatgtgttataaattctgtcactgtgatgtaataagatggattagtggcagttacagaTTAGATAGTGTATTAAGCcgatctttttgagatataagagagaaacgagcagagagacaggtggaccccataccaccaagaaagcagtgccaggaacagagcgcatccttggacctgaggttcctgcgctgagatactCCCaaaccatgggaagactgattgatgacaaggacctccctccagagttgagagagagagagagccttcccctggagctgacaccctgaacttggacttttagcctactagactgtgagagaatcaatttctctttgttaaagccacccaattttggtatttgttacagcagcactaggtaaccaagacacttggtttggaggtttagggtcagggtttcaCAGGACATTCCAGTTGATTGGCTTAAaaatatgtttagtgcttctgttctacctcctagtccattgcacagtgcctggggtcttaaaagcttgcagttgGCCAtttaaggcacaacaattggtctctgtttgccTGCAGCAACAGAAAAAGGACGGTTGggaatagaatatggaatgtggcTAATTgactccatgaataactgccgcCTTTCCCATTAGtgcagaaaaactggatgatgcacagctatcattactgaacattttgatcaaagattctttagAAGAATACTGTCCACAaggtggaaaatgcagaacagaatttcaaattctcatggactctagactttctagaCAACGGGttagataaacccctgaaactattaccctgagataatctttaaaatttaaaccaaaaatatcccctgaagtcttcttaaaaccaaacaagagtttagcttaactagtaaaaaatgtctgccttgagcattatgctcttttaagaactatctatatcaGATCGAAGTGACATCAGCAATTCAAAAGACTAAataagaaccttagggagcagtgagtttatgttaatgggggaggaacaatccAGAAAACCacggtgagaatggctgcacaacttgaagaatgtaatcaatatcaacgaattgtacatgtagaaacagttgaactggggtatgttttgctgtgtatattcttaataataacaaaaattaaaaaataaaagtggagaatacaaatatacatacatatccactttcatttttaaaaatgtaaatactaaacaatgatttttttaagTTACCTACATGAGGAGAGGGAAGACAGTAGAGGGGGAGACAGGCATCTTTGAATATGCTATTTTATAGACTTGATCATGGAAccaggaaaatatttttacataattataaaacaaaattaaatattaaaacctaaccattagaaattcagaaatgaaagaaaacaaacaaaatatgtaCCTAGTTGGTAGCCTAATCACAAAAAAAGGAACTATtccaaaaaactttaaaatagtaATTTTATCCTTAGTGGgatatatccttaaaaaaaaaaattcttaaactgTTTTTAGTAATCCTAACGTTGGTgaagatatttttatttgtattctgAGATTCTTGTGTGTATATTGTGGAATAAAGCAAATGAGGGATTAGTAGGTGTTATTCTCCTTCTATCATTCCCAGGGTCATTGTGATCTGGAATTCTCAGTATGGGAGGGAGGAGATAAAGATGTAAGACTGAGACCTTAAATATAAGTCTTTTAGTCCTGAATTTGAAGAGAGAGTATCAGAAcgtatgtgtgtatctgtgtgtgtgtgtgtgttttaagataaaataaattatacttCCTACCTCTGTCTaatgaaaaggcaaagaaactaTGACTAACCCAGTAGCAAAGATTACCCCTAGCACCCACGTGTCGTCCCTAAATACCAGTTCCCTCAAAGGGAACAGAACTCCTTGGATAAACTGCTGACTCCAGTGCTGGGGCAAAAAGCATTGAAATAAATCTAGAATTGTAACATCTTAGGTAGTAACGAATCTATCAATGACTACTAAGGTTATATCAAAAGAACCCAGAAGCCAAATTAAAGATTTTGCTTCTATGTGATACatgaatgatactgtttgatgatttccacatttcactggatcacctttctttggaatgagcacgaatacagatctcttccagtcagatggtCTGGCGgctagctgtcttctaaattcttggcacagatgaacgAGTACTTCCaaattgcatctgtttgttgaagcatctcaactggtattccatcacttcctggagctatgattcagaatcaactccatgacaatgtgttttttttttttttcttttttccaccagtgccttcagtgcagcttgtact from Elephas maximus indicus isolate mEleMax1 chromosome 10, mEleMax1 primary haplotype, whole genome shotgun sequence includes:
- the KLHL28 gene encoding kelch-like protein 28 isoform X1, which translates into the protein MRFGCKCSYPALYQMMDHTSPTYMLANLTHLHSEQLLQGLNLLRQHHELCDIILRVGDVKIYAHKVVLASISPYFKAMFTGNLSEKENSEVEFQCIDETALQAIVEYAYTGTVFISQDTVESLLPAANLLQIKLVLKECCAFLESQLDPGNCIGISRFAETYGCHDLYLAATKYICQNFEAVCQTEEFFELTHADLDEIVSNDCLNVATEETVFYALESWIKYDVQERQKYLAQLLNSVRLPLLSVKFLTRLYEANHLIRDDRTCKHLLNEALKYHFMPEHRLSHQTVLMTRPRCAPKVLCAAGGKSGLFTCLDSVEMYFPQNDSWIGLAPLNIPRHEFGICVLDQKVYVIGGIETNVLRPGITIRKHENSVECWNPDTNTWTSLERMNESRSTLGVVVLAGELYALGGYDGQSYLQSVEKYIPKIRKWQPVAPMTTTRSCFAAAVLDGMIYAIGGYGPAHMNSVERYDPSKDSWEMVASMADKRIHFGVGVMLGFIFVVGGHNGVSHLSSIERYDPHQNQWTVCRPMKEPRTGVGAAVIDNYLYVVGGHSGSSYLNTVQKYDPISDVWLDSAGMIYCRCNFGLTAL
- the KLHL28 gene encoding kelch-like protein 28 isoform X2, which translates into the protein MDHTSPTYMLANLTHLHSEQLLQGLNLLRQHHELCDIILRVGDVKIYAHKVVLASISPYFKAMFTGNLSEKENSEVEFQCIDETALQAIVEYAYTGTVFISQDTVESLLPAANLLQIKLVLKECCAFLESQLDPGNCIGISRFAETYGCHDLYLAATKYICQNFEAVCQTEEFFELTHADLDEIVSNDCLNVATEETVFYALESWIKYDVQERQKYLAQLLNSVRLPLLSVKFLTRLYEANHLIRDDRTCKHLLNEALKYHFMPEHRLSHQTVLMTRPRCAPKVLCAAGGKSGLFTCLDSVEMYFPQNDSWIGLAPLNIPRHEFGICVLDQKVYVIGGIETNVLRPGITIRKHENSVECWNPDTNTWTSLERMNESRSTLGVVVLAGELYALGGYDGQSYLQSVEKYIPKIRKWQPVAPMTTTRSCFAAAVLDGMIYAIGGYGPAHMNSVERYDPSKDSWEMVASMADKRIHFGVGVMLGFIFVVGGHNGVSHLSSIERYDPHQNQWTVCRPMKEPRTGVGAAVIDNYLYVVGGHSGSSYLNTVQKYDPISDVWLDSAGMIYCRCNFGLTAL